In Micropterus dolomieu isolate WLL.071019.BEF.003 ecotype Adirondacks linkage group LG17, ASM2129224v1, whole genome shotgun sequence, one genomic interval encodes:
- the LOC123986410 gene encoding olfactory receptor 11A1-like: MMNSTQGSYFILGAYFDSGPLKYLFFMILTSLYIFILSLNLLLIVVICMNRSLREPMYLFLCSLFVNELYGSTGLFPFLLLQILSDIHTVSAPFCFLQIFSLYTYGGVEFSNLAIMSYDRYLAICCPLQYNTRMTFRKVVMLVAVSWLYPFLAIFILIMLSSSLQLCGNIINKVYCDNYSVVKLACSDTTVNNIYGLIITCSVVFSPVILILYTYMRILKVCFSGSKQTRQKAVSTCTPHLASLLNFSFGSSFEILQSRFNMNRVPNILQIFLSLYWLTCQPLFNPLVYGLKMSKIRIICKSLFSWKV, encoded by the coding sequence ATGATGAATTCTACTCAGGGTTCATATTTCATACTTGGTGCCTACTTTGACAGCGGtcctttaaaatatttgtttttcatgatTCTTACAtcattgtatatttttattctcAGTTTAAATCTTCTGCTCATTGTGGTTATATGTATGAACAGAAGCTTACGTGAACCTATGTACCTTTTTCTGTGCAGCCTGTTTGTAAATGAGCTGTATGGTAGTACAGGGTTGTTTCCATTCCTTCTGCTTCAGATTCTCtctgacattcacactgtttctGCTCCCTTTTGTTTCCTGCAGATTTTCTCTTTGTATACTTATGGAGGTGTAGAATTTAGTAACTTAGCCATCATGTCTTATGACAGATATCTTGCTATCTGTTGCCCTCTACAATATAACACACGCATGACATTTAGGAAGGTTGTCATGCTTGTTGCTGTATCATGGTTGTACCCATTTcttgctatttttattttaataatgttgAGTTCCTCTTTACAGCTGTGTGGGAACATCATTAACAAAGTGTACTGTGACAACTACTCTGTTGTCAAACTGGCCTGCTCTGACACAACAGTCAATAACATTTATGGACTTATTATTACCTGCTCTGTAGTCTTTTCTCCTGTAATTTTAATCCTTTACACGTACATGAGGATtcttaaagtttgtttttctggttctAAACAGACCAGACAAAAAGCTGTCAGTACCTGCACTCCTCACCTTGCTTCTCTGCTCAACTTTTCTTTTGGGTCATCCTTTGAAATATTACAGAGCAGGTTTAACATGAACCGTGTGCCTAATATATTGCAAATCTTTCTGTCATTGTACTGGCTGACATGCCAGCCGCTCTTTAACCCTTTGGTATATGGACTGAAAATGTCTAAAATCCGTATCATAtgtaaaagtttgttttcttgGAAAGTGTAG